Proteins encoded by one window of Chanos chanos chromosome 7, fChaCha1.1, whole genome shotgun sequence:
- the LOC115817325 gene encoding zinc finger protein 180-like isoform X1, translating to MDSTPEMVVVKEEDCDQIADMNMTDEREEDRTSGMNIVIKSEEEGDEFYGFPQTDERPCPVVHFGSCSSVSSPEIYKCKERLEIQKEDKPHRCPECGKSFTRPEHLKVHQRVHSGERPYCCSQCGKCFIYSGNLREHQKTHSRRKPYHCLYCCKRFTRLQGLKEHQRTHTGERPYQCSQCGMSFSQSVKFKAHMRIHTGERPYHCTMCEECFSDFLDFKKHLSTHNAELSCHWPQCGKIFSDASSFKIHLRSHTGEKPYQCSECEKCFNAASSLRRHNKIHTGEKPFGCSECDKSFARLGHLKKHERTHTGEKPYHCAECGKNFSCSELLKKHRRVHTGEEPYHCSYCGKRFKQSSNLKAHLRTHTGEKPYCCSKCGKRFSQSAHLKEHQKTHA from the exons ATGGATTCG ACACCAGAAATGGTAGTTGTGAAGGAGGAAGACTGCGATCAAATTGCGGATATGAATAtgacagatgaaagagaggaagatcGTACGTCGGGAATGAACATCGTGATTAAGTCGGAAGAGGAAGGGGATGAATTTTACGGTTTTCCTCAGACAG ATGAGCGACCTTGTCCTGTAGTACATTTTGGCAGCTGTTCATCTGTCAGTTCGCctgaaatatataaatgcaaAGAACGACTCGAAATCCAAAAGGAGGACAAGCCCCATCGCTGCCCGGaatgtgggaagagcttcacaAGACCTGAGCACCTTAAAGTGCATCAGAGAGTGCACAGCGGGGAGAGGCCGTACTGCTGTTCCCAGTGCggcaaatgttttatttattcaggaaaCCTGAGAGAACATCAGAAAACTCATAGCCGGCGGAAGCCTTACCACTGCTTGTACTGCTGTAAGAGATTCACACGTTTACAAGGCCTTAAGGAACATCAGAGAACGCACACCGGAGAGAGGCCTTACCAATGCTCCCAGTGCGGCATGAGTTTCTCTCAGTCAGTGAAGTTTAAAGCCCACATGAGaatacacacaggagagagaccTTACCACTGCACCATGTGCGAAGAGTGTTTCAGTGACTTTTTGGACTTTAAAAAACACTTGAGCACTCATAATGCTGAATTGTCTTGCCATTGGCCACAGTGTGGAAAGATATTTAGTGATGCCTCAAGCTTTAAAATACATCTGAGAAgccacacaggagaaaaaccgTACCAGTGTTCAGAGTGCGAAAAGTGTTTCAACGCTGCCTCGAGTCTTAGAAGACATAACAAAATACACACTGGAGAGAAGCCCTTCGGTTGCTCCGAGTGCGATAAAAGTTTTGCACGCCTTGGCCATCTCAAAAAACACGAGAGAACTCACACCGGAGAGAAGCCCTATCATTGTGCAGAGTGCGGGAAGAATTTCAGTTGTTCAGAACTCCTTAAGAAACATCGGAGGGTACATACCGGCGAAGAGCCGTACCACTGCTCTTACTGTGGCAAGAGATTCAAACAGTCGTCAAATCTCAAAGCTCACCTGAGAACACATACGGGAGAAAAGCCCTACTGCTGTTCTAAATGCGGCAAGAGGTTCTCCCAGTCGGCACACTTAAAAGAGCACCAAAAAACTCATGCATGA
- the LOC115817325 gene encoding zinc finger protein 239-like isoform X2: protein MDSTPEMVVVKEEDCDQIADMNMTDEREEDRTSGMNIVIKSEEEGDEFYGFPQTDERPCPVVHFGSCSSVSSPEIYKCKERLEIQKEDKPHRCPECGKSFTRPEHLKVHQRVHSGERPYCCSQCGKCFIYSGNLREHQKTHSRRKPYHCLYCCKRFTRLQGLKEHQRTHTGERPYQCSQCGMSFSHDASSFKIHLRSHTGEKPYQCSECEKCFNAASSLRRHNKIHTGEKPFGCSECDKSFARLGHLKKHERTHTGEKPYHCAECGKNFSCSELLKKHRRVHTGEEPYHCSYCGKRFKQSSNLKAHLRTHTGEKPYCCSKCGKRFSQSAHLKEHQKTHA, encoded by the exons ATGGATTCG ACACCAGAAATGGTAGTTGTGAAGGAGGAAGACTGCGATCAAATTGCGGATATGAATAtgacagatgaaagagaggaagatcGTACGTCGGGAATGAACATCGTGATTAAGTCGGAAGAGGAAGGGGATGAATTTTACGGTTTTCCTCAGACAG ATGAGCGACCTTGTCCTGTAGTACATTTTGGCAGCTGTTCATCTGTCAGTTCGCctgaaatatataaatgcaaAGAACGACTCGAAATCCAAAAGGAGGACAAGCCCCATCGCTGCCCGGaatgtgggaagagcttcacaAGACCTGAGCACCTTAAAGTGCATCAGAGAGTGCACAGCGGGGAGAGGCCGTACTGCTGTTCCCAGTGCggcaaatgttttatttattcaggaaaCCTGAGAGAACATCAGAAAACTCATAGCCGGCGGAAGCCTTACCACTGCTTGTACTGCTGTAAGAGATTCACACGTTTACAAGGCCTTAAGGAACATCAGAGAACGCACACCGGAGAGAGGCCTTACCAATGCTCCCAGTGCGGCATGAGTTTCTCTCA TGATGCCTCAAGCTTTAAAATACATCTGAGAAgccacacaggagaaaaaccgTACCAGTGTTCAGAGTGCGAAAAGTGTTTCAACGCTGCCTCGAGTCTTAGAAGACATAACAAAATACACACTGGAGAGAAGCCCTTCGGTTGCTCCGAGTGCGATAAAAGTTTTGCACGCCTTGGCCATCTCAAAAAACACGAGAGAACTCACACCGGAGAGAAGCCCTATCATTGTGCAGAGTGCGGGAAGAATTTCAGTTGTTCAGAACTCCTTAAGAAACATCGGAGGGTACATACCGGCGAAGAGCCGTACCACTGCTCTTACTGTGGCAAGAGATTCAAACAGTCGTCAAATCTCAAAGCTCACCTGAGAACACATACGGGAGAAAAGCCCTACTGCTGTTCTAAATGCGGCAAGAGGTTCTCCCAGTCGGCACACTTAAAAGAGCACCAAAAAACTCATGCATGA